One part of the Corynebacterium sp. CNCTC7651 genome encodes these proteins:
- the smc gene encoding chromosome segregation protein SMC, giving the protein MHLKSLTLKGFKSFASATTMKFEPGICAVVGPNGSGKSNVVDALAWVMGEQGAKNLRGGSMQDVIFAGAGDRKPLGRAEVTLTFDNSDGRLPIGFSEVAITRRMFRDGASEYEINGAKARLMDVQELLSDSGIGREMHIIVGQGKLAEILESRPEERRAYIEEAAGVLKHRRRKEKAQRKLTGMQANLDRLTDLTEELGKQLKPLARQAEAAKRAATVQSTLRDARMRLAGHEVVSLRAALIDASRHTDILQEQVEIAAEALEEATAHLEDTEVAQAQLQPKAEEAQQLWFTLSTLAERANATVRIATERVRNAGAVAPYMGQDPEELLSRAASADRQHAEATEAAEAAKRHLQAVRGSVASAQRAFEQADKEHRAKLRAIADRREGVVRLLAQEESLAAAVAAAEDEVGRVAETLEETRERAAAAGREAEEAAAALAEVASAREPLVEAHDRARAEAAAAEQRLSELREAQRERERAVFTLESRIATLQEQAPRVPARDVLGDDAKALAGLMDIEAGFDVAVAAALGPFADSLVAGFEESTLEALADAQRAIVVEARGGTEWRLETGAKVDWLLDHIRLHATVAGPVTRLLVDVAVADSFQHARAVVEHDPRLRAVTRGGTLVGEGWVAAGTTRATSVEVGAQIDAAASELERAREQLEELAGTLQGAAEAADDARVAAASATAALRDHDRTVEALTRDHTRLTSELQRADNELKKAAARVGDAEARAGERSQALAETRDRLARVEADPDPDDEPSAELRDEAQEALAEVRAAEVEAVLEERTARDAAAQTAGRGDALRRQAEHERQAKARHDAAAARRRAEVALAEVVAQRAQELTERIDGALTRAAAERDALSGELARLRTTQQAARSAVQSARQHLARVQDSAHAADIARSQAQVRIDEAEAKVTESLGLAVADLIAQYTPEVDFDVDAERARLAQAEKDLRALGKVNPLALEEFKALEERYSFLSTQLDDVIQARKDLTGVIEEVDAQILQLFTDAWVDVEREFPNVFATLFPGGDARLILTEPDDMLTTGIEVEARPPGKKVKRLSLLSGGEKSLTALAFLVAIFRARPSPFYVLDEVEAALDDVNLRRLIALLEELRQDSQLIVITHQKPTMDVANVLYGVTMRGDGVTRVLSQRMQPAATGAADGAAASGADPGGEAADGEAAAAVAGEVTPRG; this is encoded by the coding sequence ATGCACCTGAAATCGTTGACACTCAAGGGCTTCAAGTCCTTCGCGTCAGCGACCACGATGAAGTTCGAGCCAGGCATCTGCGCCGTCGTGGGCCCGAACGGGTCGGGCAAATCGAACGTCGTGGACGCGCTTGCGTGGGTGATGGGTGAGCAGGGCGCGAAGAACCTGCGCGGCGGCTCCATGCAGGATGTGATTTTCGCGGGTGCCGGCGACAGAAAGCCCCTGGGCCGCGCCGAGGTCACCCTGACATTCGACAATTCGGACGGACGGCTACCCATCGGGTTCAGCGAGGTAGCCATCACCCGGCGCATGTTCCGCGACGGCGCGAGCGAATACGAGATCAACGGTGCCAAAGCCCGCCTGATGGACGTGCAAGAGCTGTTGAGCGATTCCGGTATTGGCCGCGAAATGCACATCATCGTCGGCCAAGGCAAGCTCGCCGAGATCTTGGAATCCAGACCGGAAGAGCGCCGCGCCTACATCGAAGAGGCTGCGGGCGTACTCAAACACCGCCGTCGAAAAGAAAAAGCCCAGCGCAAACTCACGGGCATGCAAGCTAACCTGGACCGCCTCACCGACCTCACCGAGGAGCTGGGCAAGCAGCTCAAGCCGCTGGCCCGGCAGGCAGAGGCCGCGAAGCGCGCGGCCACAGTGCAATCCACGTTGCGCGACGCGCGCATGCGCCTTGCTGGGCACGAGGTGGTGAGCCTGAGGGCCGCGCTTATCGACGCTTCCCGGCACACCGACATCCTCCAAGAGCAGGTGGAGATTGCGGCTGAGGCGCTGGAGGAGGCAACCGCCCACCTCGAGGACACCGAGGTAGCACAGGCGCAGTTGCAGCCCAAAGCCGAGGAAGCGCAGCAGCTGTGGTTCACGCTGTCCACGTTGGCGGAGCGCGCGAATGCCACGGTGCGCATCGCCACCGAGCGGGTCCGCAATGCTGGTGCTGTCGCGCCGTACATGGGGCAGGATCCGGAAGAGCTTTTGAGCAGGGCAGCCTCCGCGGACCGGCAGCACGCGGAGGCCACGGAGGCGGCCGAGGCCGCCAAGCGCCATCTCCAGGCGGTTCGCGGTAGTGTTGCCTCCGCGCAACGCGCCTTCGAGCAGGCTGACAAGGAGCACCGGGCAAAGCTGCGTGCGATCGCGGACCGCCGCGAGGGCGTGGTCCGCCTCCTTGCGCAGGAAGAATCACTCGCCGCCGCCGTCGCCGCGGCAGAGGATGAAGTCGGACGCGTCGCAGAAACTCTGGAGGAGACGCGGGAGCGAGCGGCTGCAGCGGGCCGGGAGGCCGAAGAGGCTGCTGCGGCGTTGGCTGAGGTGGCGTCGGCACGCGAGCCCCTGGTAGAGGCCCATGATCGGGCACGCGCGGAAGCAGCCGCCGCGGAGCAGCGCCTCAGCGAACTGCGGGAGGCGCAGCGCGAGCGGGAGCGCGCCGTGTTCACGCTGGAATCACGCATCGCCACCCTGCAGGAACAGGCTCCACGTGTGCCCGCCCGCGATGTGCTGGGTGATGACGCTAAGGCATTGGCCGGGCTTATGGACATTGAGGCCGGTTTCGATGTTGCGGTGGCCGCGGCGCTGGGCCCGTTCGCGGACTCGCTGGTGGCCGGGTTTGAGGAGAGCACGCTGGAGGCGCTTGCAGATGCGCAGCGCGCCATCGTCGTCGAGGCGCGGGGCGGAACCGAGTGGCGCCTGGAGACAGGCGCGAAGGTGGATTGGTTGCTGGACCACATCCGCCTGCACGCCACCGTGGCAGGCCCCGTGACCCGCCTGCTCGTGGACGTTGCTGTGGCGGATTCGTTCCAGCACGCGCGCGCCGTGGTGGAGCACGACCCGCGGTTGCGCGCGGTGACCCGGGGCGGCACGCTTGTCGGCGAGGGCTGGGTTGCAGCCGGCACCACGCGCGCCACCTCTGTCGAGGTCGGTGCCCAAATCGACGCAGCCGCCAGCGAGCTCGAGCGTGCTCGTGAGCAGCTGGAGGAACTTGCCGGCACCCTGCAGGGCGCTGCCGAGGCCGCGGACGATGCCCGCGTGGCCGCCGCCAGCGCCACTGCAGCGCTGCGCGACCACGACCGCACTGTGGAGGCACTTACACGCGACCACACCCGGCTGACCTCGGAACTTCAGCGCGCGGACAACGAACTGAAGAAGGCGGCCGCGCGGGTGGGAGATGCTGAGGCGCGGGCGGGGGAGCGCAGCCAAGCATTAGCTGAAACCCGAGACCGCTTGGCGCGAGTGGAGGCGGACCCGGATCCGGACGATGAGCCTTCGGCGGAGCTGCGGGACGAAGCGCAGGAAGCTCTGGCCGAGGTCCGAGCCGCGGAAGTGGAGGCAGTGCTGGAGGAACGCACCGCACGCGATGCGGCGGCGCAGACGGCGGGGCGCGGGGACGCGCTGCGTAGGCAAGCAGAGCACGAGCGGCAGGCGAAAGCGCGCCACGACGCGGCGGCGGCGCGCAGGCGGGCAGAGGTGGCGCTTGCGGAAGTGGTTGCGCAGCGCGCGCAGGAGCTCACCGAGCGTATCGACGGCGCCTTGACCCGCGCCGCAGCAGAACGCGATGCGTTGAGCGGGGAGCTTGCCCGGCTGCGCACTACACAGCAGGCGGCGCGCAGCGCGGTGCAGAGCGCACGGCAGCACCTTGCACGGGTGCAGGACTCCGCGCACGCCGCCGACATCGCCCGCTCCCAGGCGCAGGTGCGTATCGACGAAGCCGAGGCGAAAGTCACCGAGTCCTTGGGCCTTGCGGTGGCGGACCTGATTGCGCAGTACACGCCGGAAGTGGATTTTGACGTGGATGCCGAACGCGCCCGTCTTGCCCAGGCGGAGAAGGACCTGCGAGCCTTAGGCAAAGTGAATCCGCTTGCGCTGGAGGAGTTCAAGGCGCTGGAAGAGCGGTACTCGTTCCTCTCCACGCAGCTCGACGACGTGATTCAGGCGCGCAAGGACCTGACCGGGGTGATTGAGGAGGTAGACGCGCAGATTCTGCAGCTGTTCACCGATGCGTGGGTGGACGTGGAGCGGGAGTTTCCCAACGTGTTCGCCACGCTGTTCCCCGGCGGCGATGCCAGGCTTATCCTCACCGAGCCGGACGACATGCTTACCACAGGCATCGAGGTGGAGGCGCGCCCGCCGGGGAAGAAGGTCAAGCGCTTATCGCTGCTTTCCGGTGGCGAGAAGTCCTTGACGGCACTCGCGTTTCTCGTGGCAATCTTCCGCGCACGCCCGAGCCCGTTCTACGTGCTCGATGAGGTGGAGGCAGCGCTTGACGACGTTAACTTGCGCCGCCTGATTGCCCTTTTGGAAGAGCTACGGCAGGATTCGCAGCTCATTGTGATTACGCACCAGAAGCCGACCATGGATGTTGCCAACGTGCTCTACGGCGTGACCATGCGCGGGGACGGTGTGACCCGCGTGCTTTCCCAGCGCATGCAGCCCGCGGCCACGGGCGCAGCGGATGGCGCTGCCGCGAGCGGGGCGGATCCGGGCGGAGAGGCTGCTGACGGAGAAGCTGCGGCGGCGGTGGCGGGCGAAGTTACTCCGCGCGGGTGA
- a CDS encoding Fic family protein — translation MAQQKPRFRVWDDYYIPGTRVLRNLLVSEDEPFGVSDPDLLTEIETSVAAVRLDELAANPMQGHFDYTHFKAIHRHIFQDVYEWAGEERVAPTDRWMTKGGHAYYPAGPVMTEAAETQFRRLAKKHLLQGLPQEEFVTELAEIWGEINVIHPFREGNTRTQVVFFAQLVGEVGFTLDPAKFLAPELRDAFIAARFHSQDTGDNSKLAEVLARIVG, via the coding sequence ATGGCGCAGCAGAAGCCGCGGTTCCGAGTGTGGGACGATTACTACATCCCCGGGACGCGCGTTCTCCGCAATTTGCTGGTCAGCGAAGACGAACCGTTCGGAGTGTCAGATCCTGATCTCCTTACTGAGATTGAAACTTCCGTCGCTGCGGTGCGTTTGGACGAACTCGCTGCCAACCCCATGCAAGGACACTTCGACTACACCCACTTCAAGGCAATTCACCGCCACATCTTCCAAGACGTGTACGAGTGGGCCGGTGAGGAACGCGTCGCGCCCACCGACAGGTGGATGACCAAGGGCGGTCACGCGTACTATCCGGCGGGCCCGGTCATGACGGAAGCGGCGGAAACCCAGTTCCGTCGTTTAGCAAAGAAGCACCTGCTGCAAGGTCTCCCTCAGGAGGAATTCGTGACCGAACTCGCGGAAATCTGGGGAGAGATCAACGTCATCCACCCGTTCCGGGAGGGCAATACTCGGACTCAAGTGGTGTTCTTCGCTCAGCTCGTAGGCGAAGTTGGCTTCACGTTGGATCCGGCGAAGTTTCTCGCCCCAGAGCTTCGCGACGCGTTCATCGCAGCCCGCTTCCACAGCCAGGACACCGGCGATAACTCGAAGCTGGCTGAGGTGCTGGCCCGGATCGTCGGCTAG
- a CDS encoding flavin reductase family protein, producing the protein MDAQAFKDAMSQLAAAVTVVTTGTADAPHGTTVSAFMSLSLEPPMVLVSLDQRSSLLAQLEVGSPIGVNVLSTEQGGLARSFATRGIDRFAGVDWCMADGAPKLDGNHTWVAGTVARMIEAGDHVLVLVDVCCAEVNSNQPLLYWQREFGTHGSLDAVRGRAHEVEVEPKPVAES; encoded by the coding sequence ATGGACGCCCAAGCGTTTAAGGACGCGATGAGCCAGTTGGCGGCGGCAGTGACGGTGGTGACGACGGGCACTGCGGACGCACCGCACGGCACGACGGTGAGCGCGTTCATGTCGCTTTCGCTCGAACCCCCGATGGTGCTGGTGTCGCTGGACCAGCGGTCGTCGTTGCTCGCGCAGCTGGAGGTCGGCTCGCCGATTGGCGTGAACGTGCTTTCTACTGAGCAGGGCGGGCTGGCGCGGTCCTTTGCCACCCGCGGAATTGACCGCTTCGCGGGTGTTGATTGGTGCATGGCTGACGGCGCGCCCAAGCTGGACGGCAACCACACGTGGGTGGCGGGCACGGTTGCGCGCATGATCGAAGCGGGCGACCACGTGCTCGTGCTGGTCGATGTCTGCTGCGCAGAGGTGAACTCCAACCAGCCGCTGCTGTACTGGCAGCGCGAGTTTGGCACTCACGGCTCCCTCGATGCTGTGCGTGGCCGTGCACACGAGGTCGAGGTTGAGCCCAAGCCGGTGGCGGAGAGCTAG
- a CDS encoding acylphosphatase, translating to MSTTRMTAHVHGHVQGVGFRWWTRSRALELGLAGYAKNLADGRVEVVAEGEEADVEKLRKLLEEQPSSAGRPGRVEHVQAQFGEPKGAQGFEER from the coding sequence ATGAGCACCACACGCATGACCGCCCACGTCCACGGCCACGTTCAAGGGGTTGGATTCCGTTGGTGGACCCGCTCCCGCGCCCTCGAGCTCGGGCTTGCTGGTTACGCGAAGAACCTTGCCGACGGTCGCGTTGAAGTTGTGGCTGAAGGTGAGGAAGCGGACGTCGAGAAGCTGCGGAAGCTCCTGGAGGAGCAGCCGAGCAGCGCCGGCCGGCCGGGCAGGGTCGAACATGTGCAGGCGCAGTTCGGCGAGCCGAAGGGCGCGCAGGGTTTCGAGGAGCGTTAA
- a CDS encoding sodium:alanine symporter family protein → METATSFIDGTLNGIIWKVVPWFLIAAGVYFGLRTLFVQIRLLPDMFKAITETPKGKDRQGRDLDEEYGGISAFKAFTISAASRVGTGNVAGVALAISVGGPGAVFWMWMLALIGGATSFIESTLAQLWKTKDEEGNYHGGPAYYMTRGLGWAPLATVFSVFLFFTYGCVYNAIQTNSIVEAVSGSFGSDSLALKGAVAAVLASLTALVIFGGVTRIASWTQVIVPFMAGAYILMGVWVLIVNIGEIPGLISLIVGHALGFKQVAGATVGMAFMHGMRRGLFSNEAGMGSAPNAAATATVSHPVKQGLVQTLGVYFDTLVVCSITAFIVLLGPAVNYGTEDIQGAALTQAALADSIGPWAAHAITFILFFLAFSSIIGNYYLAQTNLEYLTNSKTAMTVFRVVVIGFVIFGAFGTVPLVWALGDTMAGLLAIFNIIAIIPLGGVAIKLLQNFNEQRKEGIDPVFHRDMLPELQNVEFWDGSDPVTRRSAEDRITAREAGLDNH, encoded by the coding sequence ATGGAAACCGCCACCTCATTCATCGACGGCACCCTGAACGGCATCATCTGGAAAGTCGTTCCCTGGTTCCTCATCGCCGCCGGCGTGTACTTCGGCTTGCGTACCCTGTTCGTGCAGATCCGCCTGCTGCCGGACATGTTCAAGGCGATCACGGAAACGCCCAAGGGCAAGGACCGCCAGGGCCGCGACTTAGATGAGGAGTACGGCGGCATCTCGGCTTTCAAGGCCTTCACCATTTCTGCTGCGTCCCGTGTGGGTACCGGCAATGTCGCCGGCGTGGCACTGGCGATCTCGGTCGGCGGGCCGGGTGCGGTGTTCTGGATGTGGATGCTGGCCCTGATCGGCGGCGCAACTTCCTTCATCGAGTCCACCCTGGCGCAGCTGTGGAAAACCAAGGATGAGGAAGGCAACTACCACGGCGGCCCGGCGTATTACATGACGCGCGGCCTCGGCTGGGCTCCCCTGGCCACAGTCTTCTCGGTCTTTCTCTTCTTCACCTACGGCTGCGTGTACAACGCCATCCAGACCAACTCCATCGTGGAGGCCGTCAGCGGTTCCTTCGGCAGCGATTCACTGGCGCTGAAGGGGGCGGTTGCCGCGGTGCTGGCATCTCTGACCGCACTGGTGATCTTCGGCGGCGTGACCCGGATCGCCTCATGGACGCAGGTGATCGTGCCGTTCATGGCCGGCGCCTACATCCTGATGGGTGTGTGGGTGCTCATCGTGAACATCGGCGAAATCCCGGGCTTGATCTCCCTCATCGTGGGCCACGCGCTCGGCTTCAAGCAGGTTGCGGGTGCCACGGTGGGCATGGCGTTCATGCACGGCATGCGCCGCGGCCTCTTCTCCAACGAGGCCGGCATGGGTTCCGCCCCGAACGCCGCCGCTACCGCCACCGTCTCCCACCCCGTCAAGCAGGGTTTGGTGCAGACGCTCGGCGTGTACTTTGACACCCTCGTGGTCTGCTCCATCACCGCGTTCATCGTCCTGCTGGGTCCGGCCGTGAACTACGGCACCGAAGACATCCAGGGCGCGGCGCTGACCCAGGCCGCGCTGGCGGATTCCATCGGCCCGTGGGCCGCCCACGCCATTACGTTCATCCTGTTCTTCCTGGCGTTTTCCTCCATCATCGGCAACTACTACCTCGCCCAAACAAACCTGGAGTACCTGACCAACTCCAAGACTGCGATGACTGTTTTTCGCGTCGTTGTCATCGGATTCGTCATCTTCGGCGCCTTCGGCACCGTGCCGCTGGTGTGGGCGCTGGGCGACACCATGGCGGGCCTGCTGGCCATCTTCAACATCATCGCCATCATCCCGCTCGGCGGCGTTGCCATCAAGCTGCTGCAGAACTTCAACGAGCAGCGCAAGGAGGGCATCGACCCTGTCTTCCACCGCGACATGCTGCCGGAGCTGCAGAACGTGGAGTTCTGGGACGGTTCGGATCCGGTGACCCGCCGCAGCGCAGAAGACCGCATCACCGCCCGCGAGGCGGGGTTGGACAACCACTAG
- the mutM gene encoding bifunctional DNA-formamidopyrimidine glycosylase/DNA-(apurinic or apyrimidinic site) lyase codes for MPELPEVEVVRRGLERHIVGRTFDAVEVMHPRAVRGNDVDLAEVLPGLTVTGTGRRGKYMWLELSDGAALVVHLRMSGQMLIGPPGSIVSPHLRIRALMGDVELDFVDQRTFGMWQYAQLYDGIPQPVTHIAPDPFEEEFDITAAARAMRLKRSPLKSVLLDQSVVSGIGSIYADEAMWAARLKPWHTARTMRQRDAVAVLEESRAVMARSLEQGGTSFDSLYVNVNGSSGYFSRSLNAYGQAGKPCARCGTPIERTVVGQRSSYFCPRCQVL; via the coding sequence GTGCCTGAGCTGCCCGAAGTGGAGGTGGTGCGCCGCGGCTTGGAGCGGCACATTGTGGGCCGCACGTTCGACGCTGTCGAGGTGATGCACCCGCGCGCGGTGCGAGGCAACGATGTAGACTTGGCAGAGGTGCTGCCCGGGCTTACCGTGACCGGCACCGGCCGCCGCGGCAAATACATGTGGCTCGAGCTTTCGGACGGCGCCGCGCTGGTGGTCCACCTGCGGATGAGCGGGCAGATGCTCATCGGCCCGCCCGGCAGCATCGTGAGCCCCCATTTGCGCATCCGCGCGCTCATGGGCGATGTGGAGCTGGATTTTGTGGATCAGCGCACGTTTGGCATGTGGCAATACGCTCAGCTTTACGACGGTATTCCGCAACCCGTCACCCACATCGCGCCGGATCCCTTCGAGGAGGAGTTCGACATCACCGCGGCGGCGCGGGCGATGCGGCTGAAGCGGTCGCCCCTGAAGTCTGTGCTGCTAGACCAGTCGGTGGTCAGCGGCATCGGGTCCATTTACGCAGACGAAGCAATGTGGGCCGCACGGCTGAAGCCGTGGCACACCGCCCGAACGATGCGTCAGCGCGATGCCGTTGCGGTGCTGGAGGAATCCCGCGCCGTCATGGCGCGCTCGCTGGAGCAGGGCGGGACCAGCTTCGACTCGCTGTACGTGAATGTGAACGGGTCTTCCGGCTACTTCTCTCGCTCACTGAACGCGTACGGGCAGGCGGGGAAGCCGTGCGCGCGGTGCGGTACCCCCATCGAGCGCACCGTGGTGGGGCAGCGGTCAAGCTATTTTTGTCCTCGCTGCCAGGTTCTCTGA
- the rnc gene encoding ribonuclease III yields MSRSRRKKHISGEEAWDNAFSAVDHSPLIAVLGVDVAPELLKLALTHRSFANEHGTLPNNERLEFVGDAVLGLSIANELFDRFPSRPESDLSPMRARVVSRYALADVAREIGLGDHVLVGRGEEVTGGRDKDSILADTTEALLGAIYRQHGFEVTRDVILRLFAGKLDNAHWIQDWKTVLQERVAELGGEPPVYVATSEGPEHEQVFTAETLIDNVVRGTGRGQNKKTAEQNAARQAVFFLKDHPEAVALANVDKQEPRA; encoded by the coding sequence GTGAGCCGCTCCCGCAGGAAGAAGCACATCTCCGGAGAAGAAGCCTGGGACAACGCGTTCAGCGCCGTAGACCACAGCCCGCTGATTGCGGTGCTGGGCGTGGACGTTGCGCCTGAGCTGCTCAAACTCGCGCTCACGCACCGCTCCTTCGCCAACGAGCACGGCACGCTGCCCAACAACGAGCGCCTGGAGTTTGTGGGCGACGCTGTACTGGGCCTTTCCATTGCCAACGAGTTGTTCGACCGCTTCCCGTCGCGCCCCGAGTCTGACCTTTCCCCGATGCGCGCCCGCGTGGTGTCCCGCTACGCGTTGGCGGACGTGGCTCGCGAGATCGGCCTGGGTGACCATGTGCTGGTGGGTCGCGGCGAAGAAGTCACAGGTGGGCGGGATAAGGATTCCATCCTGGCAGACACCACCGAGGCGCTGCTGGGCGCGATTTACCGCCAGCACGGCTTCGAGGTCACCCGGGATGTGATCCTGCGCCTCTTCGCCGGGAAGCTGGACAACGCGCACTGGATCCAGGATTGGAAGACGGTCTTGCAGGAACGTGTGGCAGAACTCGGCGGCGAGCCCCCCGTATACGTTGCCACCTCTGAGGGCCCGGAGCACGAGCAGGTGTTCACCGCGGAGACGCTGATTGACAACGTTGTGCGCGGCACGGGCCGCGGGCAGAACAAGAAGACGGCGGAGCAAAACGCCGCGCGGCAGGCCGTGTTTTTCCTCAAGGACCACCCGGAGGCGGTCGCCTTAGCGAACGTCGATAAGCAGGAGCCCCGTGCCTGA
- a CDS encoding DUF177 domain-containing protein — translation MSENPFIIDVAEILKGDGMPLHIVQSGPSPSRIGPAMIAIPEGQDVEVEATIVPLGSGVLVDATARAELLGQCVRCLKTLTPTETVRIQQVFATSDDFIGGDAEVEEDYGSGDEIMRVVDDKVDLEQAFVDEAGLTWPFNPTCQPECDGDTDVPAPDGVSGEEQDRVDPRWAGLEKFL, via the coding sequence ATGTCTGAGAATCCCTTCATCATCGATGTCGCCGAAATACTCAAGGGCGACGGGATGCCGCTGCACATCGTCCAATCCGGACCGTCGCCGTCACGCATCGGCCCGGCGATGATTGCCATCCCCGAAGGCCAGGACGTTGAGGTCGAGGCGACTATCGTGCCCCTCGGCTCCGGCGTGCTGGTTGATGCCACCGCACGCGCTGAGCTGCTTGGCCAGTGCGTCCGTTGCCTGAAAACGCTCACCCCAACTGAAACTGTCCGCATCCAGCAGGTCTTTGCCACGTCCGATGACTTCATTGGCGGGGATGCTGAGGTGGAGGAGGACTACGGCTCCGGCGACGAGATCATGCGTGTGGTGGACGACAAGGTTGACCTCGAGCAGGCCTTCGTGGACGAAGCTGGCCTGACGTGGCCGTTCAACCCCACCTGCCAGCCGGAGTGCGATGGGGACACCGATGTGCCGGCCCCGGACGGGGTCTCCGGCGAGGAACAGGACCGGGTTGACCCCAGGTGGGCGGGCCTGGAGAAATTCCTGTGA
- a CDS encoding DivIVA domain-containing protein: MYRVFEALDELVRTVEQAYGVPMTSNCMVPRNEMLALLDDVRNAIPAELDDAQDVLDKQDEILRGAQDRADTVIMDAEDEARRVVEDAHSQSESMLSDAQSRATIMVSNAEADADQMVTRAREQADSTVDKARREADRLVESGNQEYQRSVQEGLTQQERLIAESEVMRRADEEAHRLVEQAHSESARLRAECDDYVDAKLAEFEESLSSVLRTVSSDRSALRRGAGASGVQRAEAAYDRDRYKRREEY; the protein is encoded by the coding sequence ATGTACCGCGTTTTCGAAGCCCTCGATGAACTCGTTAGGACCGTGGAGCAGGCGTACGGCGTACCCATGACGTCGAACTGCATGGTTCCCCGCAATGAGATGCTCGCCCTGCTGGATGACGTGCGCAACGCCATCCCCGCCGAGTTAGATGACGCGCAGGACGTCCTGGACAAGCAGGACGAGATCCTGCGCGGGGCTCAGGACCGTGCCGACACCGTGATCATGGACGCGGAGGATGAGGCGCGCCGGGTAGTGGAGGATGCGCACTCGCAGTCCGAGAGCATGCTTTCCGACGCTCAATCGCGCGCCACCATCATGGTGTCCAACGCGGAAGCAGACGCGGACCAGATGGTCACCCGCGCGCGCGAGCAGGCGGATTCCACAGTGGACAAGGCGCGGCGCGAGGCGGACCGCCTGGTGGAGTCCGGCAACCAGGAGTACCAGCGCAGCGTGCAGGAGGGTCTGACCCAGCAGGAGCGCCTGATTGCGGAGTCCGAGGTCATGCGCCGCGCAGACGAGGAGGCGCACCGCTTGGTGGAGCAGGCCCACTCCGAGTCCGCCCGCCTGCGTGCGGAGTGCGACGATTACGTGGATGCCAAGCTGGCAGAGTTCGAGGAATCCCTGTCCTCGGTGCTGCGCACTGTCTCTTCCGACCGCTCCGCGCTGCGCCGCGGGGCTGGTGCTTCAGGCGTCCAGCGCGCCGAGGCTGCGTACGACCGTGATCGCTACAAGCGCCGCGAGGAGTACTAG